AAATGCAagtaacctttttttttttttttttttttttttaaatactttaAGTCCCCACATGTACCTATGCCTTTTTTGCCACGAGTATAGGAATTGCTCGATGGAGGCAGTTCCACTCATACGATTGTCCATTTTTTGCTCATTCGTTGTTCATTAATTGCACAGTCGTTAGTGGATGTTTCTGCTCATCCACTTCTCCTCTTTTGCTCCCTTTGTAGATGGGAAATTTAGACGAATCGGATAAACGTCAAAGCGTTTTGTGTAAAGTGCTCTTTAACTACATTCAGAAGACCTGTGGAGTTTGCCTCATTTTTTGCTTCAACCCCAGAATAAGCCAAAAGAGTGTAAGAAAATTATGATCGATTTATGAATattgcgtatatatatgtacacacaaaCATGCACACATGAAAACACACTCATATGTATACAAGTACACAGGGCGCATTGAAGTAATGGCgcttttaaattatgtttcTATGTTCATCATgtatttatcaaaaaaaaaaaaaaaaaaataaaggaataaaGGTGTGGAGCGTATATGTAGAGTGCATATGTAGAGTGTATATGTAGAGTGTATATGTAGAGTGCATATGTAGAGTGTATATGTAGAGTGTATATATAGAGTGTATATGTAGAGTGTATGATGTATGTGTAAATTCCGATTAGACAAGTGAGCGCGCCCTTTTTCCCCACCTTTTAGCTAACCAGCTCAACGCTTATCATGGCCAGTGattgcaaaaaaataaaaagcaaaagaaagCAGCTAATTCATGTTAAGtctgaaaataaagaagattttttcaaaaagatTGCACATGATGGGAATAAAAAGAGTATTCAGAATAAAGATCAGTACGAAGAAAAAAGTTGGGATGTATTTGATTCCTCTAAAAAGGATTTAAATGATACAAATATTGAagaagacaaaaaaaatgctaaGGATGATATGCATGCTAAGAATAATTCCACgatatttcttatttattcaAATGATGATAAAGATCATCATgctgttaatattttaaataaaaaaaaagataatgaaaaagtcaatatttttaaaaatattgcacATGAATTGGTAAATGAGCAAAtgagagaagaaaaaaaaaaaatactccTTATAGagcaattaaaaaatgatctTGTTAAACTGAAAAACGAATGCGCTTTTTGGAAAAGGGAAACACATAATTATCACAATAAactgaaaatattaaataaaaattatttaaaaatcaATGAATTTCTTTTTAGAACTTTAAATACTAACTCTTCTGATAGTTGTAATTCCCTCAATATTTGCAATTCGGCTTCTTCCAAATATGAAGAACAAATACATGAACGACAAAGAAGTCGTCAAATCAGcttaaataataacaaaccGTTTTTCCCTGTAGAGAAATATGAACAGGCAAGAAATTtcgaaaaggaaaatgtttCAAATAATCTTTCAAGTGTGCAAAGGGAAGGTGAAAATGATGACCaacaaaaaattgaaaagaatTTGCCTGACTTGGTCAGCTCAAACGATCTACAAGCTGGCACATACATACCAagcagtaatagtaacatcaacaatagcaatagtaatagtaacagtaatagtaatagtaacagtaatagtaacagtaatagtaacagcaatagtaatagtaatagtaacagcaatagtaatagtaatagtaataggaGTAATAACGGTGTAAATTGTCGTGTGAAAAAGAACTACACTATGATCGACACTTACCaaatgaatgaaaataaGCCAGAAAAAGGTAAACAATACACAAAATACTACtcttttaatgaaaaaaaaaaatacaaagaaGAATTTGTGCATAATAAATCACCTGACCATGTAAAAAATCTCCGCAAATTTTGCACACAAGagttaataaattatgaacataattatgaacataaTTATGAACATGAATACGAacataaatatgaacataaatatgaacataattCCGCCCTAAATTCTGCACAGGTACAAATGGGCCAACATGACAAGCAAAATCATGAACAAGTCAAGCAAgtaaaaaatacgaaaacgaatttttatgataaaaatgtttcACATATTACGTATAATCAACATAATGAACATGTccttaaaaatgtaaatacgttatgcaataaaaatataaaaagagaaaatatcaatttaaatctgaaagaaataaacaaaaataattttacagttaatacatttcaaaaaaaaaatacgagTAACTCAAACGAGGAACAGctagtaaataaaaacattttaatgaAAGAATATCAAACTGCTAAAACTAGGTCTCCACGTTGTGATAACATTCAcaaggaaatatataataagaaaaatactgAACAGAAAATTGTTATAAACGATCAATCATATTTAAGTAAAGGGGATGAAGAAACAACAAAAGCGGTTACTATAAACCCTGCTTCACCTATTAActttaataattttgatgAGGTCACAGTGGAATCCTTAGctactaaaataaaaaatagaatattaaAATCGAGAAGCTTGTCCATAGCTCGATAAAGACAAGAAAAGAAACCAATaagaaaattgaaaaaaaggagaggTCAGGAAGGaccatattaaaataaaaaaataaaaaaaaaaaatataaaatatatatatatatatatatatatatatatatatatatatatatatatatatatatatgtatgacaCTCCTTCAGTACAAACGGAGTAAATGTATCACTCCCTTCGACTTCTTCTTTAACGCCTTActatccttttatttttacagcATATCCACTATACTGCTACTACCGTAGTAgcatattttcttattattttacatatccacacgtacacatgtatatatatatgcacgtatacTTACACATACAACAGAGCACAAAAATTTGACCCccccccctttttttttttttctcatgtTAAGGCTtttacatacaaaaaaaaaaatttcatttaaatgttTTCCTTATTTCCTGTTTTACAAAATGgcatgtaataataatattttcaagataggctttttttttttttttttttaaacagcTAAAATCTCTTTGAATAAAACATCAGACGAGCTCGTCTACATGTTTTTCCCTCTGCGTATAATTATGAAGCGCAGGTAAAGCACATTTgctatgttatatatatttgcacatACGTTTATTCAAGcgtgtacatatttaattagGTGTACATATgcgcatatgtatgtatatatatatatttctgtacatataaacacaCATAACATCCACATGCGTACAAACTTTCGACAGTTTAAAGTAAAAGTAGTATAACTGCCGCATAGACGTgcgcatattttatttttcgttgCTTCCCAAATATATTGTGTCGAATATAagcaatgaaaaaataataaaataaaaaataaaaaacacaaAAGATGGGCAAACCAATATAGATCATTAAAAGAGCAATTTGGCATTAATTTGGCATCAATTTGGCATTAATTTGGCATCAATTTTGCATCAATTTTGCGGCATTTTCGCATAAATTTCATACAATTTTTACATCTCTTTTAtggttaattttttcttttaactttttccatttttcagTAAGTGCGAACGCTTATACTGATATTCGATTagctaaatatttttcttcttttaactttgccaaataaatgaaaagtactatttttttttttttttttttgattaattttgcaaattagatattcctttttttttttttttttttcactgtttattttttttgcatcaaaaaaatgaataaataaatataaatatacatatatacatttgcaAAGAGGTTTATTTGAAAACTTTTAAACTTTTGCGCCAACATAAAAGAGCAAAACGTACTTCAGCAGGAAATTACGTacatgtaaatttatataaatatttacaagtatatgtatacgtatgtatactAATATTTTCATGAATGCAATATTTTAACTTCGTTATATGAAGGCATTCAAGGCGTCATTTGTTGTACGCTGCCAACGCTTAACACCATATTTAATCATTtaatatacgtacatatatatatatatatataaacgtacataatatatgatttaaCAGCTTCGGACGATTAAAATGTTATGTACATAGGCCTTCTTCGTGAAGTCCAACTGTGtacatataacataattataGGCAAAATGTAAGATTCATTACATTATGCGTGTAGATATGTacatacttaaatatatactcatacatatctatacacatatatgtatatatatgtatatatatatatatatatacataacaaGTAATTAtctaatgaaaattattcttCACAAATAGCATCACTTTGTAGTAGTATATACttgtaaaatatgaaatgaaccctctttttttttttttttttttttttttaaatatgatgAAAGAGCTCGAtataaaacgtaaaaaaaaaaaaaaagattaattaATGGGGTTAGCGCATAgtcttataaaataaacattaacGTTTAAAATCATTTGTCAAATTTTTTacctttaaaaaaaggaaaatggaaaacaaaaattttctacaacttaaaatttattatatacatctCATCGTTACCTATTCGTACGTTATCCTACGCATTCGTGCTTATTCGTACTTAACCATCCTTAAATATTACGTAATCATTACTTAATCATCCTTAAATATTACTTAATCATTACTTAATCATCCTTAAATATTACTTAATCATTACTTAATCATCCTTAAATATTACTTAATCATTACTTAATCATtacttaattatattaattatacttaattttactatcttatttattttattttttattttattttcatatcaAAAGAGGGGTAATAACAAATTAGTAAGTGCCGCCTCCTAATTtggcatataaaaaatactttttttttttcaattttttttttgttttttatttttttttaattttttcatatatatgttatatatattatatttgttcaATTTGTTCAATTTGTTCAATTTGTTCAATTTGTTCAATTTGTTCAATTTGTTCAACTTGTTCAATTTGTTCAATTTGTTCAATTTGTTCAATTTGTTCAATTTGTtcaatttgtttaatttgtttaatttgttcaatttgtaaaatttttattttaaatagcttttttatatatgtttttttctaatttttttctctattaatacacgtacgtacatatatgtacatatacatacatatatacatatatacatatacatatatacatatacatatatgcatatacatatatatatatatatatatatatatatatatatatatacatatacatatatatatatatatgtatgcttgTACAAATATGACTGCTTCATCATACACGCAACTTCAAACCATGTACTTAAGTCCTTAAAATAGGAAGAgggaaaagaagaaaaaatataattcattttaaaggttattcttttatatactATTTCGTTTGTGTTTCCGTACAATAGCTGCTTGGCCATATTTATGTTGAGTGCTCAGGGCATAAAGaaaagcatatttttttagtccgaatatattataagaaataatacGTACGTAAAATTAttgcatatacgtacatatatgtatgtattgtacttatatatttaaaatatgtatgtatgtatgtatgtatgtatatatatactcacaTGAAAACATATATGAACAATGCACAAATGTAAgtaaatgcatacatatgtaaatatgcatacatgaacgtacatatatatatgcatgtattacgtatgtatgtatgtatgtacgtttgTATTTATGCTTCTATCCGTACAAATGCGTGCATCTATATGTAACTTTACCTGAGTACTCCTCGACAGAGCGACGTCTTAGTGTAGTTGATGGAGCGGAATATGCAGTGTCTTTAGACCTGCCAAACTCTTTTTATAAACTATTATACAAGcacatttacatttttgtaaaataaaagagcaaacaatttttttttttttttttttttgccatttttttcatattctttCTGTGCATCAATTTTGCTTTTccgttttttcctttccattttttcttttccattttttcttttccattttttcttttccatttgttcctttccattttttcttttccaatttttcctttccaatttttcttttccatttgttcctttccattttttcttttccaatttttcttttccaatttttccttttccttttattcatttcttttttttattattgttgtgATATGCTCCATTTTTCTGCCCCTTTAAACATAGAGGGAAAAGAGAAAGGGCTTAATAATTAGATAGAAATAAATGCAGCTTTAGTGGTACAAATGATATAATgtctattttatttcatgttATCATTTTCAAGTGATTATAAAAGTGTAACACCCCTGTACATTATTTCACCAGTGGAgggaaattattttattattttattttttcttattttttcttattttttcttattttttcttattttttcttattttttcttattttttcttattttttcttattttttcttattttttcttattttttcttatttcttcttatttctttttatttcttcttatttcttcttatttcttcttatttcttcttattttttcttattttttcatattttttcttatttcttcatatttcttcttattttttcttacttttaatttaatttaatttttttttttttatgcccTTTTCCGTTGTTAcgtttctacattttttggTAAATACAGAGTAAACGAATCGCGGAAGGGGGGAAATCGTAAGTTAAGTCGTCAAGCTTAGCGGAACATAAACGGGAAGCGTGGGAAAACGAAGGGAAAAAACAAGTCGAAAAATATTGAAAGATATTGAAagatattgaaaaatattgaaagATATTGAAACATATTGAAACATATTGAAACATATTGAAGAACATTGTAAAACGTTAGTTACTTACCTCCAATCAGGGCCAACGAAACCGCGGAGGAGTATGTCCAACTGGAACTTCTTCACGGACTATGGGAGCTGGTTCGGGAGCCCCAGCTCCATGTCAACAAACGTGGAGGGGAATAGCTCCTCGAATATTTCTGCTAATATAACAACTGCAGCTGCAGCTGCAACGAGTACTAAGAGCTCATCGGCTGTATTtagtagcaataataataggaaTGATGGAAAGATGAGAGAAAATATCCCAGATGAAAAAGATCAATACAGGTTTAAATATGAAGGAAAATTGCATTttacagaaaaaattaaaaatagttcGGATACGAAAAAtcgtagtagcagtagtggAAGTAAGGAACATAGTGATAGTAAAGGTAGTAGTAAATGGAGGATTGGTAAAAAacataaggaaaaaaaaaataataataattatagtaaTGATAACAGTAATGATAAAAGTAGTGGTAACAGTAATGATAAAAGTAGTGGTAACAGTAATGATAAAAGGAATGGCAAAAATAGTGGTAATAACAATGGAAATAGTAGTAACAAAGAAAGTGGATTCTTTAGTCAGTTGGGGATCTCCAATTTTCTGCCCCATCTTgataattcaaatatatgtaatgagTATAAAACAGGATATCATTTGGATGAAGAAGTTAAAAAGGTATTTCCGAATGGAAGAGCTTCCAAAAAGGgtagtaaaatgaaaattggGTTAGAAGCAAATATGAACACATCTACTGCATTCACTTCATCAGTGGATGTACCAAACATATGTGTGGATACTACATATTATGACATTTTGGAGGTTAAACCCAATGCTACAGCTAGCGAAATAAAgtcaaaatattataagcTAGCTTTAAAATATCATCCAGATAAAAATGCGGATGATCCTGAAgccaaaataaaatttcagAAAATTAATGAAGCATATCAAGTATTAAGTgatgatgaaaaaagaatggaatataataaatatggtCTGAATGCAACTAAAGATATGGTTATTATAGATCCAGCTCTTCTCTTTATGATGCTATATAGTTCAGAAGAATTAGCTGATTATATTGGTACTTTAAGAGTAGCttactttataaaattagCATTTTCTGGTAATATGTCCATTGAAGATATGAAATTAAGGgatgataattttattagtGAAATGGAAATAgaacaaaagaaaagagaaGTTGAATTAGCTCTTATACTTAGAGATAAATTACAACCATATGTAGATGATGATACGAAATGGAAtgataaaatggaaaatgaaATTACATGTTTACTTGAATCTTCCTTTTCTAGTTCTATTCTTGAATCTATTGGATGGACTTATAGAAACATATCTGCATCATTTATAGCTGAAGTGACAACCTTATGGGGAGTAGGAGCAGCTGTACCAAACATACAAGCATCTAAGCGGACTGTCCAGAATAGCTTTGGAGTGGCATCCTCAATCATTAGTACGTTTTTTACCATGCAGAAGATGGCAGCATATAACGATTACTACAACACATtggaacaaaaaaaggaggCACTCACTGCTAATAAGGAAGCGCATAGTGGTGGTAGTGGTAATGGTAGTGGTAGTGGTAGTGGTAATGGTAGTGGTAGTGGTAATGGTAGTGGAAGTAAAGAGGGGGAAGATTGTAATAGGGGAGAGGGAAATACACCCAATAATGATGCTACAAAGGAAAGTACTACCGCATCCTCATCTGTTGGTACATCTAGTAAGCAGGATGTGAATTCTAGTATGCACAAAAATGATAAACATGGAAAAagtggtagtagtagtagtagtaccAATGATAAGAATGAAAGTATGAACAGCACTTCCAGAGGGAAGCATAGCAAtagtaaaagtaataaactttttgaaaaagaggcgttaattgaaaaaaaaaataatgaagccTTCGGAACTATTATAAGAAATGTACTGAAGGTAGTTCTATGGGATATCGAAACAACAGTCAGACAAGTAGCTGAAAAAGTTTTGCGGGATGAAGGTGTAGATATCAATATTCGATTAAAGAGAGCTAGAGGGTTAAAAGTTTTAGGGAAAATTATGTTAAGATTATCCAAGACGAAAAAGGATATGTGTGAATCGAAAGATTTTGATGTTAATAAACTTTTTGAAAGTGTTCTTATGAAGGCAGTAGAACAGGCATTTGCGGAAGAGGAGTCTGAGAAGGGAGCAGAAAAGGGTGTAGAAAAAGAAGACATGTATAAAAgagaatttatataataatgatcaTTTGTTCACTCCACCACCCTATTTgaaggataaaaaagaaaagaaataaagtaGCATACGTTTTGCTGATCCTCTTTGTTACACATAGGAAAAGACAACAGTGTGTTGTGACAATGTTACTGAATTAAGAAGCGATACATTTGGAACTCCATAAAAAGggtaaataaacaaaaaggatatacatattaaaaaaggggTGGGTAATGATAAACAGACGGTTAAGTGGCGGAAAACAAACATAGGATAGCTTTGTTATTGTGGAAAAACGAGGAgatgtattatttaataaaatgaaggGTTCGTTACAATTACCCATAAGTCAAAATGGGAGGAGATGGAGGAATAGACTGTGCTAGTGGAAcaacaaaggaaaaaaaaaaatgtgagcACGAAAGtgtttaaaaagaaatttgtTAAATGCTGAAGTAATTTATTGTATAATTGTATCTTTTCTAATCTTTTGAGGATATGcttgttatattataaatgttgataaaaaaaaaaatattatgcttcatttgttttttagAAAGGATATTTTTCCCCtctttctttaatttttcttttcattccTTTATTTACTGTTCCTTATTATTCCTGTGTTCCTTATTATTCCTTATGgttctttaatttttccatagttatttttttttttttttcatcatgaGAAGATCCTttgaataatatatgcatacatatttatatacccctacatatgtatatatatatatatatatatatatatatatatatatatatatgtatgtatgtacgcataCCCGACGCATATGCACTTATACGTACACATGTTTGCACgtgcgtatatatgtgtgtgtgtgttaGGACAGTCGCTTTTTTAACGCTTTTTTGTTAGTGGTTTTAAATCGCCCTTTACACCCCAATACAATTGTGCGCACGCACAGACCATACTCATACAACATTGtattctttacttttttttttttttttcttttcttttccataTGAAGCAGTTATCttcgttattttatttttatgcctTTTCaagtttaaaatatttgatttgtttataattttttcttatcccATTCCACTTATTTTTGTGTACatccatatataatattacgtTTCCTTCCTACGCATACAAGCCTACGTAGTCATGCGTTAATGTTAATTcaactttttccttttcttgtATTAACCTTTGTAGTATACACTTACATGTGAtacttgaaaaatatatttttttttttttaataacacaCTCATAGGGTGGTTGTAAACCACTCTATTAATTCGCCTGGCTGTAAGGTAGTCATTCTGTCTGCTTTTGCTTGCTTGTttgctgttttttttttttttttctttttcattgtCCCACCTTTATCATTAacaatatgcatatattttcccAAATTTCAAATTTCGTTATTCCCCCTTTAATATGAACTTCTACTAATCACCTGAACGTGTGCATGTTTTATACGCATTTTTtaacacatacacatatacaaaaatga
This genomic interval from Plasmodium brasilianum strain Bolivian I chromosome 1, whole genome shotgun sequence contains the following:
- a CDS encoding DnaJ protein, producing MSNWNFFTDYGSWFGSPSSMSTNVEGNSSSNISANITTAAAAATSTKSSSAVFSSNNNRNDGKMRENIPDEKDQYRFKYEGKLHFTEKIKNSSDTKNRSSSSGSKEHSDSKGSSKWRIGKKHKEKKNNNNYSNDNSNDKSSGNSNDKSSGNSNDKRNGKNSGNNNGNSSNKESGFFSQLGISNFLPHLDNSNICNEYKTGYHLDEEVKKVFPNGRASKKGSKMKIGLEANMNTSTAFTSSVDVPNICVDTTYYDILEVKPNATASEIKSKYYKLALKYHPDKNADDPEAKIKFQKINEAYQVLSDDEKRMEYNKYGLNATKDMVIIDPALLFMMLYSSEELADYIGTLRVAYFIKLAFSGNMSIEDMKLRDDNFISEMEIEQKKREVELALILRDKLQPYVDDDTKWNDKMENEITCLLESSFSSSILESIGWTYRNISASFIAEVTTLWGVGAAVPNIQASKRTVQNSFGVASSIISTFFTMQKMAAYNDYYNTLEQKKEALTANKEAHSGGSGNGSGSGSGNGSGSGNGSGSKEGEDCNRGEGNTPNNDATKESTTASSSVGTSSKQDVNSSMHKNDKHGKSGSSSSSTNDKNESMNSTSRGKHSNSKSNKLFEKEALIEKKNNEAFGTIIRNVLKVVLWDIETTVRQVAEKVLRDEGVDINIRLKRARGLKVLGKIMLRLSKTKKDMCESKDFDVNKLFESVLMKAVEQAFAEEESEKGAEKGVEKEDMYKREFI
- a CDS encoding kinesin-like protein, which produces MMGGIAVLIMNKRAYSESVVPSKHSISTSSGISSSGSSSSGSSSSGSSSSGSSSSGSSSSGSSSSGSSSSGSSSSGISSSGRRNDVKDLNNDIRENNKTEGKNEKKLENVVVRIRKLEKHEKSTLHADPNDKTALYFDKDFEIEKYNFDIVFDENDDNKMIFNKIGGHIMVNNVCEGFKETIITYGQTGSGKTYTLFGSNNEYGIIYYFVYNLYKLCTAKNKKKKIYLSIYEILGDTLIDLISTLNEKNVEFYTEEHYLKTIRYTYKVVNIKNYEMAKKIIDTACLLRNVEATSQNMRSSRSHAIIQFFVKISDSTVNNGIETIREYYGVLTLVDLVGCEREEFNTNKSASKNDKTSSKFLNSSLTSLNKMLRKMQMGNLDESDKRQSVLCKVLFNYIQKTCGVCLIFCFNPRISQKSLTSSTLIMASDCKKIKSKRKQLIHVKSENKEDFFKKIAHDGNKKSIQNKDQYEEKSWDVFDSSKKDLNDTNIEEDKKNAKDDMHAKNNSTIFLIYSNDDKDHHAVNILNKKKDNEKVNIFKNIAHELVNEQMREEKKKILLIEQLKNDLVKLKNECAFWKRETHNYHNKLKILNKNYLKINEFLFRTLNTNSSDSCNSLNICNSASSKYEEQIHERQRSRQISLNNNKPFFPVEKYEQARNFEKENVSNNLSSVQREGENDDQQKIEKNLPDLVSSNDLQAGTYIPSSNSNINNSNSNSNSNSNSNSNSNSNSNSNSNSNSNSNSNSNSNRSNNGVNCRVKKNYTMIDTYQMNENKPEKGKQYTKYYSFNEKKKYKEEFVHNKSPDHVKNLRKFCTQELINYEHNYEHNYEHEYEHKYEHKYEHNSALNSAQVQMGQHDKQNHEQVKQVKNTKTNFYDKNVSHITYNQHNEHVLKNVNTLCNKNIKRENINLNLKEINKNNFTVNTFQKKNTSNSNEEQLVNKNILMKEYQTAKTRSPRCDNIHKEIYNKKNTEQKIVINDQSYLSKGDEETTKAVTINPASPINFNNFDEVTVESLATKIKNRILKSRSLSIAR